AAAGCGTATATCCTGCCACCACTATAAGCCAAAATTTTTATATGCACCTGACTTAACTAAATTCAACATGGATATCAAAGATGGATTTGTTGGCACTATTGGCAACACACCGCTGATTCGGTTAAATAGTTTCAGTGAAGAAACAGGTTGTGAAATCCTCGCTAAAGCAGAATTTCTTAATCCAGGCGGTTCTGTTAAAGATCGCGCCGCACTTTACATTATCAAAGAGGCAGAAGAGCAAGGTTTGCTCAAACCCGGTGGTACTGTTGTCGAAGGAACCGCTGGTAATACTGGCATTGGGCTGGCACATATTTGCAATGCTAAAGGCTACAAATGCCTCATTATTATTCCCAATACCCAGTCTCAAGAAAAGATAGATGCACTCACAGCACTGGGGGCAGAAGTTCGTCCTGTGCCAGCTGTACCTTACAAAGATCCGAATAATTACGTCAAGCTATCTGGCAGAATAGCTGCTGAGTTAGAAAATGCTATTTGGGCAAATCAGTTTGATAATTTAGCCAACCGCCGCGCTCACTACGAAACCACAGGCCCAGAAATTTGGACGCAGACAGATGGTAAAATAGATGCATGGACAACCTCAACTGGTACTGGCGGTACTTTTGCTGGTGTAGCGATGTACCTAAAAGAACAAAATCCGGCGATAAAATGCGTTGTTGCCGATCCGTTGGGTAGCGGACTTTATAGCTATGTTAAAACTGGCGAAATCAAGATAGAAGGAAGTTCTATTACTGAAGGCATTGGTAACAGTCGCGTCACTGCCAATATGGAAGGCGCACCTGCTGATGATGCCATCCAGGTAGATGACACAGAAGCTTTACGGGTAGTTTACCAACTGCTAAGGAAAGATGGGCTATTAATGGGTGGTTCCACTGGTATTAATGTTGCCGCAGCTGTTGCCCTAGCCAAGCAACTGGGCCCAGGACATACGATTGTCACTATTTTATGTGATAGTGGCTCTCGGTATCAGTCACGGATATTCAACCGCGAGTGGCTAGCCTCAAAAGGATTGTCGATAGATTAATCAGTGTTGCGCTCCAATTCAAAACTCAAAATCAAGAGTCCTATTTTTGAATTTTGCATTTTGAGTGGAGTTGGAGATGCTCCGCTTGTAGAAAAGTCTGAGCGGTGTCTTTTGGCGTTCATAACTCCGGTACTTTTTAATTGATTTATTTTCCCCTCTTCTGAATTTTTTGTGTCTGAAATGCTTTGTTAAAAAATGTCATACACAACTCAACCATCACACTCCCCAAAAACAGATGAACCCTCTTCTAAATGTGTAAGGGTGTGTCAAAATCGTACTTGTAAAAAGCAAGGCGCAGCCAAGATACTAGAAGCTTTTAAAGCTTTGCCAATCCCTGGAGTGACAATAACTGCTAGCAGTTGTTTGGGGCAATGTGGCAATGGCCCTATGGTTTTAGTATTACCCGATATGGTTTGGTATAACGCTGTTCGACCTAATGAAGTACCTCTACTGCTAGAACAACATCTACTAGGTGGTGAAAGTGTCAAAAAAA
This region of Nostoc sp. UHCC 0302 genomic DNA includes:
- a CDS encoding cysteine synthase A — translated: MDIKDGFVGTIGNTPLIRLNSFSEETGCEILAKAEFLNPGGSVKDRAALYIIKEAEEQGLLKPGGTVVEGTAGNTGIGLAHICNAKGYKCLIIIPNTQSQEKIDALTALGAEVRPVPAVPYKDPNNYVKLSGRIAAELENAIWANQFDNLANRRAHYETTGPEIWTQTDGKIDAWTTSTGTGGTFAGVAMYLKEQNPAIKCVVADPLGSGLYSYVKTGEIKIEGSSITEGIGNSRVTANMEGAPADDAIQVDDTEALRVVYQLLRKDGLLMGGSTGINVAAAVALAKQLGPGHTIVTILCDSGSRYQSRIFNREWLASKGLSID
- a CDS encoding (2Fe-2S) ferredoxin domain-containing protein translates to MSYTTQPSHSPKTDEPSSKCVRVCQNRTCKKQGAAKILEAFKALPIPGVTITASSCLGQCGNGPMVLVLPDMVWYNAVRPNEVPLLLEQHLLGGESVKKMLYYRFHPQG